The Sandaracinus amylolyticus genomic interval TTCGGGGCGGCTCGAGCGCTCAGGCGGGGACCAAGCGGGGGGCGCGGGCCAGGAGATCGCGGGTGGTCGTCGTCTCGCCCGCGCCCGGCGGGAACCACGTGACGTCCACCTGCACGATCTCGCTCGTCGGGCGTCGCGCGAGCGACTCGAGCGTGCGCCGTGCGGCGTCCGGAGGTGCTCCGAGCGCTTCCGGGAGCTCGGCGCGCGTGAGCACGAGCAGCGAGACGAGCGCGTGCTCCTCCGGCTCGTCGCGCATGGGCTCCCCGCGGTAGCCGCGCCCCGGCTCGGGCGGGACCTCGAGCGTCTCGCGCGCGGCGATCTCCGTCTGCACCGCGCGGTGGCGCTGCTCCGCGATCGGCGCGTCGACCCGCGGGTACTGGCGCATCCCGACGTGCGACCAGGGCGCGCGCGCGAGCGCGTTCGCGAGCTCCGGCAGCACGTCGCGCGCGTTGAGGCGCGACGCGAGGATCTCGTCGAGCTCGCGCCGGAGCGATGCGACGTGCTCGCGCGCGAGCGCG includes:
- a CDS encoding DUF1517 domain-containing protein, whose product is MSGAGWLHGLALALAVLAALATTASAQASTRRPRPFPPEQAAHLRAVARENVVLVLATAAAGAVLAGWALSRRRSRTRLASDTPIRIEQWDLAVVEVALAREHVASLRRELDEILASRLNARDVLPELANALARAPWSHVGMRQYPRVDAPIAEQRHRAVQTEIAARETLEVPPEPGRGYRGEPMRDEPEEHALVSLLVLTRAELPEALGAPPDAARRTLESLARRPTSEIVQVDVTWFPPGAGETTTTRDLLARAPRLVPA